Proteins encoded together in one Bos indicus isolate NIAB-ARS_2022 breed Sahiwal x Tharparkar chromosome 25, NIAB-ARS_B.indTharparkar_mat_pri_1.0, whole genome shotgun sequence window:
- the GPR146 gene encoding probable G-protein coupled receptor 146 isoform X1, with protein sequence MELRSPWQPAMWSCPLNGTDGEDPLPCLHVQRALSALSLLYLLGGVPLGLGYNALLLLANLHDPGSMTMPDVYFANMAAAGLLLCALAPAHLLGPGAAGGAAWDLGSEVHVSLLVLFNVAALVTLYSTALLGLDCYIERALPRTYMSSVYNTRHVCGFVWGGALLAGFSSLLFHICSHVAARLVECSRMRDAAAADAIMLFVGYLVPGLAALYALALLVRVRKEDTPLDRDAGRPDPSAHRLLVATTCAQFGLWTPHYLMLLGRTVLAARGKPLDGHHVGTLLLAKDLSRFLAFASSAVVPLLYRHIDRNFPGKLRRLMKKLRRGHQNCSPDQAGAQPVTT encoded by the exons ATGGAACTCAGAAGCCCCTGGCAG CCCGCCATGTGGAGCTGCCCGCTCAACGGCACGGACGGCGAGGACCCGCTGCCCTGCCTGCACGTCCAGAGAGCGCTGTCCGCGCTGTCGCTGCTCTACCTGCTGGGCGGCGTCCCCCTCGGCCTGGGCTACAACGCGCTTCTGCTGCTGGCCAACCTGCACGACCCAGGCAGCATGACCATGCCCGACGTCTACTTTGCCAACATGGCGGCGGCCGGGCTGCTACTCTGCGCCCTGGCGCCCGCGCACCTGCTGGGCCCTGGCGCAGCTGGCGGAGCCGCCTGGGACCTGGGCAGCGAGGTGCACGTCTCGCTGCTGGTGCTGTTCAACGTGGCGGCGCTAGTGACGCTGTACTCCACGGCCCTGCTGGGCCTGGACTGCTACATCGAGCGCGCGCTGCCGCGCACCTACATGTCCAGCGTCTACAACACCCGGCACGTGTGCGGCTTCGTCTGGGGCGGCGCCCTGCTCGCCGGCTTCTCCTCTCTGCTCTTCCACATCTGCAGCCACGTGGCCGCGCGGCTGGTGGAGTGCTCGCGGATGCGGGACGCGGCGGCGGCCGACGCCATCATGCTGTTCGTCGGCTACCTGGTGCCTGGCCTGGCCGCACTCTATGCGCTCGCGCTCCTGGTGCGGGTCCGCAAGGAGGACACGCCGCTCGACCGGGACGCGGGCCGCCCGGACCCCTCGGCGCACAGGCTGCTGGTGGCCACCACGTGCGCGCAGTTCGGGCTCTGGACGCCCCATTACCTGATGCTCCTGGGGCGCACGGTCCTGGCGGCGCGGGGGAAGCCACTGGACGGGCACCACGTGGGGACGCTGCTCCTCGCCAAGGACCTGTCCAGGTTCCTGGCCTTCGCCAGCAGCGCTGTGGTGCCACTTCTGTACCGCCACATCGACAGAAACTTCCCCGGCAAGCTGCGGCGGCTGATGAAGAAGCTGCGCCGCGGGCACCAGAACTGCTCCCCAGACCAAGCAGGGGCGCAGCCGGTGACGACATAG
- the GPR146 gene encoding probable G-protein coupled receptor 146 isoform X2 yields the protein MWSCPLNGTDGEDPLPCLHVQRALSALSLLYLLGGVPLGLGYNALLLLANLHDPGSMTMPDVYFANMAAAGLLLCALAPAHLLGPGAAGGAAWDLGSEVHVSLLVLFNVAALVTLYSTALLGLDCYIERALPRTYMSSVYNTRHVCGFVWGGALLAGFSSLLFHICSHVAARLVECSRMRDAAAADAIMLFVGYLVPGLAALYALALLVRVRKEDTPLDRDAGRPDPSAHRLLVATTCAQFGLWTPHYLMLLGRTVLAARGKPLDGHHVGTLLLAKDLSRFLAFASSAVVPLLYRHIDRNFPGKLRRLMKKLRRGHQNCSPDQAGAQPVTT from the coding sequence ATGTGGAGCTGCCCGCTCAACGGCACGGACGGCGAGGACCCGCTGCCCTGCCTGCACGTCCAGAGAGCGCTGTCCGCGCTGTCGCTGCTCTACCTGCTGGGCGGCGTCCCCCTCGGCCTGGGCTACAACGCGCTTCTGCTGCTGGCCAACCTGCACGACCCAGGCAGCATGACCATGCCCGACGTCTACTTTGCCAACATGGCGGCGGCCGGGCTGCTACTCTGCGCCCTGGCGCCCGCGCACCTGCTGGGCCCTGGCGCAGCTGGCGGAGCCGCCTGGGACCTGGGCAGCGAGGTGCACGTCTCGCTGCTGGTGCTGTTCAACGTGGCGGCGCTAGTGACGCTGTACTCCACGGCCCTGCTGGGCCTGGACTGCTACATCGAGCGCGCGCTGCCGCGCACCTACATGTCCAGCGTCTACAACACCCGGCACGTGTGCGGCTTCGTCTGGGGCGGCGCCCTGCTCGCCGGCTTCTCCTCTCTGCTCTTCCACATCTGCAGCCACGTGGCCGCGCGGCTGGTGGAGTGCTCGCGGATGCGGGACGCGGCGGCGGCCGACGCCATCATGCTGTTCGTCGGCTACCTGGTGCCTGGCCTGGCCGCACTCTATGCGCTCGCGCTCCTGGTGCGGGTCCGCAAGGAGGACACGCCGCTCGACCGGGACGCGGGCCGCCCGGACCCCTCGGCGCACAGGCTGCTGGTGGCCACCACGTGCGCGCAGTTCGGGCTCTGGACGCCCCATTACCTGATGCTCCTGGGGCGCACGGTCCTGGCGGCGCGGGGGAAGCCACTGGACGGGCACCACGTGGGGACGCTGCTCCTCGCCAAGGACCTGTCCAGGTTCCTGGCCTTCGCCAGCAGCGCTGTGGTGCCACTTCTGTACCGCCACATCGACAGAAACTTCCCCGGCAAGCTGCGGCGGCTGATGAAGAAGCTGCGCCGCGGGCACCAGAACTGCTCCCCAGACCAAGCAGGGGCGCAGCCGGTGACGACATAG